A genomic stretch from Sulfobacillus thermosulfidooxidans includes:
- a CDS encoding peroxiredoxin has protein sequence MDDARVCLPGIGDPAPDFEANSTHGPIKLSQFRGKWVVLFSHPADFTPVUTSEFVAFARRAPQFEERNVQLIGLSVDSVYSHLAWQANIEQNFGVQIPFPVIADLDQKVSRLYGMVAPGASATTTVRTVFFIDDQGIVRALIYYPLNLGRNIDEILRVIDGLQTSAKQGVAIPADWTPGQPAIVPPPATTDEMHKRLQEKGENQKDWYYRTTKVD, from the coding sequence ATGGACGATGCTCGTGTGTGCCTTCCCGGAATCGGGGATCCGGCGCCCGATTTTGAAGCAAACTCAACGCATGGCCCCATTAAACTCAGCCAATTCCGCGGCAAATGGGTGGTCTTGTTTTCGCACCCTGCAGACTTTACCCCAGTCTGAACATCGGAATTTGTCGCGTTTGCGCGACGAGCTCCCCAGTTTGAGGAGCGCAACGTTCAGCTCATCGGTCTCTCCGTTGACTCAGTCTATTCCCATTTAGCATGGCAAGCAAATATCGAACAGAATTTTGGTGTGCAAATTCCGTTCCCGGTCATTGCCGATCTCGATCAGAAGGTGTCCCGCCTTTACGGAATGGTTGCTCCCGGAGCGTCTGCGACCACTACCGTGCGAACGGTTTTCTTCATTGACGATCAAGGAATTGTCCGGGCGTTGATTTATTATCCCCTCAACCTCGGACGAAACATCGACGAAATCTTGCGGGTTATCGATGGTCTGCAAACCAGTGCCAAACAAGGCGTCGCCATTCCTGCCGACTGGACCCCGGGACAACCTGCTATCGTGCCTCCCCCAGCCACGACAGACGAGATGCATAAACGTCTTCAAGAAAAAGGGGAAAATCAAAAGGATTGGTATTACCGAACCACCAAAGTCGATTAA
- a CDS encoding VOC family protein has translation MLQGVDEVVFFVKDIEEVKRWIQNLLQCPVVFESPEYCAVLVGNTKIGLHLRDEKNSGTGSGQVAYWHVHDMEHVIKKFQDAGCRLYRGPIRGMDGPMVCQMQDPFGNIWGFVDYSVLNPSCD, from the coding sequence ATGCTCCAAGGCGTTGATGAAGTGGTATTTTTTGTTAAGGATATCGAAGAAGTAAAGCGATGGATCCAAAATCTCTTGCAGTGCCCTGTGGTCTTTGAGTCTCCCGAATATTGCGCGGTATTGGTCGGTAATACCAAAATTGGTCTTCATCTACGTGATGAAAAAAATTCAGGGACTGGAAGCGGGCAAGTGGCGTATTGGCATGTTCATGATATGGAGCATGTGATAAAGAAATTTCAAGATGCTGGGTGTCGTCTTTACCGAGGTCCGATTCGGGGAATGGACGGGCCTATGGTCTGTCAAATGCAAGATCCATTTGGCAACATATGGGGATTTGTGGATTATAGCGTTCTGAATCCTTCGTGTGATTAG